ctgaaaaataatttacataaaatatttactggaATTGATACTTTTAGCCGAGGAAAGTTACCTAAAAAAACATCTCTTGATGATTCAGAATCAGTAGTGAGAGAAGGTCAGAATCAAGATGCTGAGAATAATACTGTTTCCGTTATTGAATTGGATAACGATAACAAAAGCGTGACTGTTATGCCGCCTGAGGAGACCGGCGAGGGTATAGATGTGGTCCCTCGTTATCAAATCCCGTTGTCAGAATCAACCAGTGGCAGTCACTGTCACTGCGGCACTATTAATGGGCATCGCAAATGCACTTGTGTCCATCAACACGACAGTATTTGTGACGATATTTGTGCACGTTTAGAATTAATGGATAATGTTGGTCATTATACAAATCATGTAAACTTCGCTCATGTCGCTACTATATATAAAAGTGTAAACGGAAAACCACCCGCCGGCGACTTCGATAATTTAGCAACTCTATATAAAGGTGTGAACGGACAACCACGCGCCGACGACTTCGATAATTTAGCAACTCTATATAAAGGTGTGAACGGCCAGCCCCCCGCCGGCGACTTCGATAATTTAGCAACTCTATATAAAGGCGTAAACGGACAACCACGCACCGACGACTTCGATAATTTAGCAACTCTATATAAAGGTGTGAACGGCCAGCCCCCCGCCGGCGACTTCGATAATTTAGCAACTCTATATAAAGGCGTAAACGGACAACCACCCGTCAGCGACATCGATAATTTAGTAACTATATTTAAAGGCATACATGAACAGCAACCCGCCGGCGACTTCGATAATTTAGCAACTATACATAAAGGTGTAAACGGACAACCACCCGTCAGCGACTTCGATAATTTACTAACTATATTTAAAGGGGTAAAAGCGCAACCACCTGCCGGCGACTTCGATAATTCAGGAACTATATATAAAGGTGTAAACGGACAACCAACCGTCAGCGAATTCGATAATTTAGTAACTATATTTAAAAGCATACACGAACAGCCACCCGCCGGCGAATTCGATGATTTAGCAACTATTTATAAAGGTGCAAACGGACGACCACCCGCCAGCGAATTCGATAATTTAGTAACTATATTTAAAAGCATACACGAACAGCCACCCGCCGACGAATTCGATGATTTAGCAACTATTTATAAAGGTGCAAACGGACAAGCACCCGCCGGCGACTTCGATAATTTAGCAACTCTATATAAAGGCGTAAACGGACAAGCACCCGCCGGCGACTTCGAAAATTTTGCAACTATACATAAAGGTGTAAACGGACAACCACCCGTCAGCGACTTCGATAATTTACTAACCATATTTAAAGGGGTAAAAGCGCAGCCACCTGCCGGCGACTTCGATAATTCAGGAACTATATATAAAGATGTAAACGGACAACCAACCGTTAGCGAATTCGATGATTTAGTAACTATATTTAAAGGTATAAAGGGACAGCCACCCATCAGTGACTTCGATAATTCAGCAACTAACGGAGCAAACGGACAACCAACCGTCAGCGACTTCGATACTTTAGTTACTATATTTAAAGGTGTAAACGGACAGCCACCCGTCAGCGACTTCGATAATTTAGCAACTATATATAAAGGTGTAAACGGAAAACCACCCGTCAGCGACTTCGATAATTTAGTATATATTAAAGGCGTAAACGGACAGCCACCGGCCGGGAACTTTGCTGAGGTAGCAACTATATTTAAAGGGGTTAACGAACAACCACCCGTCAGCTACTTCAATCCACCCACCAGTAACTTCGAATCCATATTTCAAGCCGTTGCAGAAAAACCCAGGGCTATATACTACACAACCCCAACACCAACGAAGTTATATGCCATCCAAAATTATCcttcaaataaacttaactgCAACTGCCACCGCTGCGGCTGTTGTAATTGTGCTTGCCAAACTTATACTCAGAATTTTGACAATGAAGATATGGAAAACGATGAAAATTCTGGAAGCTATGAAGATCCTGTAGTTTATGTACTTGGGGACATAAAGGGTTTACAGCAAGAACACGTAAGGGATAAGTTCCAAAGTCTAGGGTGGAATGGAATGTTTGAAGCAAGCGGAGGCCTCGTCCCCTATGTCCCTGGGTCACCCGGCTCCAACAAAGGAGTGTATTCCTCAATATTCGACACTAATTCTGCGCAAGAGAGCAATGACGTGTTAGGTGTGGGCAGCGAGAGTCGCTATCCAGGTTTCGGTCCACTTAAGTTAGCTTCACTTTTGAAGTCGAGTTTCGACCACGATGGCGGGAGCGGCAGCAGTGGCCATATGTATAGCAGCGGTAGTTACAAAGACCTATTCGCAAAATTATTTTCGAACCCTCATAATAGtgaaaaagttttcacaaaacatATGTCACAAGTTGATGACATTTAATAGAATGACAATGTTGATTAGAATAAGTGACCAATtactaatacatatacctaatgtttttcttaatggtgttttgttttcattaaaaattgtCACAATTTAGACAAAAATGGCCAAGAAACCACTATACTGTTCTCTATTTGAATTCTGTTGTActattttacaatataataaataggtaaatttattatttaagggGCACTTTCATCAACAAAAATCATTTGTTTGATGTTGCAATTTAAGAAAACTGGTTGACTTcttaaggtgcgtacggattgcgcgtaccctggtacgcgtactcagtttacgcgtatccggaacgcctagtccatacctgcagctacgcgttcactcttggggcacgcgtaccgcgcgagccaactcgcagcgcgagccaccgtctgtcggtttttggtcgcgcgtcaaagaggacgcacgcggccggctacgctatatttggacggcaaaatgaataaacacgcgtgttcttgtccgagtcatggcgaatgactggggctcgcggagcgctctggatcgattgacctcgcgtacaggttcgcggcggtccgtacaggagctgtacgcgtatccaatgtacgcgtggacagtgcttcccaactacgcgtaacacaggaacgcgcaatccgtacgcacctttacATTACTTTTGTGGAAatgggtaaaaaaaaaatttaataggttttactatatttttattctcaCCCGTGACCTTGATACATAACTGAAATTAACATTATCTTctgtatacaaaattataatgaatactGGTGCTATTTTATTGGCTCTGTGAAGTTGGAAtatgtaaaatttattaaattttctgCTGTTGTGTTACTTTTACACTCCTTAGAAATTATTTCCTTTCTCACACATTTTCCTATGATAACTTAAATTAAGGAATGAAACTATTACTATATTCTATCTAATGACTCTAACATTACAATGCTGTTTCCTCTGATGAcctgaaaataaagagaaataaaaattattatttaacttattcttgcaattaatattatacctaaatgaGAGACCTTATTAACTAACAATGAAGTCATTTTTTCATTTGCTTTTGTGATAAATGCATGAGGTAGGCTTCTAGTCTACACAGCCCAACAAAAAACTGGAGACTGGGGAGAATACAAAAACAATCTCTGTACCTAGGTTTTCACATTGCTGGATTTTCCTATATTACCAATAGGCATagcgaataaataaaaacctgccAAGTGCAGACTCACGCACAATGGGTTCCATACCATTATTTCGAAaatggacaaaaaaatcacatttgttgtatgggagcccccaaaatatttattttattctagttttcagtattgttatagcagcaacaaaaatacatacatcatctgtgaaaatttcaactatcTAActgtcacggttcatgagatacagcctggtagcagacagacagaggagcgaaaacaatagggtcccgttttaccctttgggtatggaGGAGCTTGAAATGAGGCTACTAGCCAGTTACATGTAGCTGTAACCGGTTAAACTTACATGTAGCCGCATTGCTGACTTTACCAGACTATgaatttctaaataaacaaactttcatTACAATACATACCACCATGCCTATGTTGTTGCGCTGGCCATCTTTGCATTCCTCCACTGATTCATCCAGCACAAGGTTCATGAAGGGATCAAATCCCCGGAGGACACCGGTCACAGCACGACCAGCGTTCAGCTTGATAGACAACTTCTTGTCCATGAACCTGAAATATTGGtacacataataaatacattttgagtTTAAGGTACACATTATTGATAATTGTGGTAtacaattgttaaaactaaACACTTTTATTGTAGTTTCTCACCACAACTGCATgaagtttgttttgaaattattgctTACACAAAAAAGATACGAGGTACATATCGgtttttataaacttaatatAACTTAAGAAATGTAGAAGAAAATTCACATTAGACAGACGCATAGAAAATTCTATCAAAGAAATAGAACTTGAAAGTTTTGTTTAGGTTAACAATGGCGCGCATGGGACGCTATTTGGCAACAGCAATTTTATCACGAAATAGGATTGATTGACTTACTTTTTTAATTCCGGAGGGTGAGCTTTCgacatttttactattttctaTCGAAATAAACACTAAACAGTAGTGCCTTTTATTGAATTTTGCGTCCggcaaatcaaattatttattgtttcagaaattgaaatttcgGCTTGTTGCACGGTTGACAATGACAAGATGGAGTTTTGGGTTGCTATACGAAATAAAGacgacaaaaatatttctgcttTGAAAGAGACTGAAAATTATtaagtgttttaaattaattcaccctttaaatcttttgttttaaaactacagCATAGCGTATATTTACAAGAAATTAAGCCAGTAACGGATGGCACCAGAgtagtaacaaaaaaaagacctaataaattaaaacaaaaatctttttttttgaaTCTCAAAAGTATCCGCAAATTTTTGAGAATTATTaaactgttatatttatttccggctattttatataaaaatacattaaaaataatataaaatgttatgaaatagttttCGAACACACCTTTATTCAGGTGGTTTCTATGTTGCCGTAGATAAATATTACAAGACTACAACAaatattcttttgtatttttctttttaatattacatgaagcatgtttataaaataacaattatttcaaaagATTTAATCTTAAACAGAAAATTGcttattttagtttgaaataatACGAATTATTATTACCTTATTGGTAAAACATTATTGccatcaaagaaaaaatatttgcaagtGCTACCCAATTTATTATCAGAGAGCACAAAATTCGAAGTTGTTCAACGTTTTCAaatgacaattttaatttggtagAGTTATAGTCATTCTTTTTATCACATTCACACGTCAAAATAATGGCCAAAATACAATAGCAACAAGTCGACAGCTGGGAGGATGGATGCTGTTGTGATTTTCATCGAATACTCTAATAAATAGTCAGTTCAGGTTATGACTATGAGATTTTAGCGTATCGTAGTACTGCGTGTTATTAGTGAAAGTTGGTGTTTGTGTTTTACGTTCAAAAATGGATGAATCCGGGATCGACATGGGATTCGATCTCGCAACATTTCTCACGAAAGATTTTAGTGTTGACCAAAAAGTGTTGGAGGAGATGACTGCTGCTCAGCAACACCAGGACTTCATGTTCTACGAGCTCAAGTCGAAAGCAGTGCCGATAACAGAGAGGTGAGcgctattttttataaacacgTCTATCATCTATTCGGCGGTGCGCTACGGCGAATGTCTACATTACGAATATTTTTAGCTCATCATGAGGAACAATTTCACCGTAGTTCGAACGCCCGCGACCCTGAAAGCTGGACTTGGCAAAGCCCCCAGTTTCACCTCTTGTTTATCTTTGGTCTACACAATTTTGCAAACATTCCATCGTCGGATGTAATGTGTGCAAAACGTAACTTATGCTTTATTTAGCATTAAAAGAATAGGTAACACGTGATGTCTATTTTTCCATTAAGATTCCGATAAGTTTCGGAAATGTTCAATTTTCCCGCCGTTTTCGGGAACAGGAAAAACATTTCTAATGAGAGGTACATAGGACTCGGAAATACAaaattttgaagtatttttgaagCATGTAGACTTGTAACTTACTTTCAAATGTGACCTCCTTTGCGTATCGCAAAACGGCTGGCGATGACAACTGTTGGTCACCTAACACGTCTTTTTCTTAGATGGGCAACATTACCAATAGGTTTTCTAATTTCCATTTACGAtgctacctacttacctataactacttttcaaacaaattgcCTACCTATCGGGACTTTTTCGTATCGAAGTTAATCCGTGTTTGTGCTAACGCTATCCAGTGAATAAAACTCTCATTTAGGGGAAAGTGGTATAAGATGGGGTCGTGGGGTAAGATGGGAATTGCGAaaaaaagaatgtttcaaaCATGCTTTGAAATTACTACTAACGTCATCTAATGGCCTTTTGAGTAACTTATTCAGTGCCGCAAGTGTCATGGCAGAAAGTGCGTGCATTGAGATTtcgtaagtaatttattgattttgacgCTTTTAATCTAATATTTCGATTAATTGATCTACGGTACtgtgtgaaatattttacaataagacagacgaagtatttttttcgtaaaactGACATATTTTGCCAATTTATG
This genomic stretch from Helicoverpa armigera isolate CAAS_96S chromosome 26, ASM3070526v1, whole genome shotgun sequence harbors:
- the Snrpg gene encoding probable small nuclear ribonucleoprotein G, which translates into the protein MSKAHPPELKKFMDKKLSIKLNAGRAVTGVLRGFDPFMNLVLDESVEECKDGQRNNIGMVVIRGNSIVMLESLDRI